TAATCTAATCGCGTTAGGATTAGATTCAGTATTTTGTGCAACAAAATGCTGGGATGTTTTGCGTTGCCGGTTCGCAGGCATAAGCACAGACTGGCTTGGGAGGTTGCTTCCAGCGTGGTGCGCCAAGTAATTTCCATGCACGCAGTGGCCAAGTTTATTCAATCCCACGTCAGCCGGAATAGAGCCGCCAAAATCAGCATTTAAAACGCAAAAAACGGCGCCTCGACGTTTCCGTCAAAGACACCGCTTAATTTCAAAAACAATTATATGTTCAACAATTCTTCTTCTTTATCCTTAGCAATGGCATCAATATTCTTAATGCCGGCATCAGTTGCCTTTTGCACTTGATCTTCTAAATCATGTAAATCATCTTCAGTGATTTCGCTAGCTTTTTGTTGCTTCTTCAAAGTATCCATGGCGTCACGACGAACGTTACGCACGGAAACTTTAGCATTTTCAGCTTCACCCTTCACGTCCTTAGCTAATTCCTTACGACGTTCTTCCGTCAATTGAGGAATTACCAAACGGATTGAAGAACCATCATTTGATGGCGTCAAGCCTAAGTCAGAAGCGTAAATGGCTTTTTCGATTGCGTCCAAAGATGTTTTATCATATGGCGTAATCAAAAGCACACGGGCTTCTGGGACTGTGATTGAGGCCATTTGGCTAATTGGTGTCATTGCACCATAGTAGTCAGCTTGAACACGGTTCAAGATACCAGCATTGGCACGACCGGCACGGATGTTTTGCAAATCACGTTGCAAAGCGTCACCGGCTTTAGTCATGCGTTCTTTCGCATCAGTAATAATTGGGTTAGCCATTATTATTTTTCTCCTTTAACAGTTGTTCCGATATTTTCACCTTCAACAACACGCTTGATGTTACCTGTTTCGTTGAAGTTAAACACGATCAATGGCATATCAGTATCCATTGATAATGAACTAGCAGTAGAATCCATAACTTGCAGACCCTTGCTTAAAATTTCCAAGTGCGTCAAAGTATCAAACTTTTCGGCGTCTGGGTTAGTGCGTGGATCAGCTGAATAAATACCGTCAACCCCGTTCTTAGCCATCAAAATAGCATCGGCGTTGATTTCAGCTGCACGCAATGCGGCCGTCGTATCAGTTGAGAAGTATGGTGAACCAGTCCCAGCAGCAAAAATCACAATGCGGTTCTTTTCCAAGTGACGAACTGCCTTACGACGGATATATGGTTCCGCAATTTGGCGCATTTCGATTGAAGTTTGGACACGAGTTGGGACACCAACATTTTCCAAGCTATCTTGCAAGGCTAAGGCGTTCATAACCGTACCAAGCA
This is a stretch of genomic DNA from Periweissella cryptocerci. It encodes these proteins:
- the frr gene encoding ribosome recycling factor encodes the protein MANPIITDAKERMTKAGDALQRDLQNIRAGRANAGILNRVQADYYGAMTPISQMASITVPEARVLLITPYDKTSLDAIEKAIYASDLGLTPSNDGSSIRLVIPQLTEERRKELAKDVKGEAENAKVSVRNVRRDAMDTLKKQQKASEITEDDLHDLEDQVQKATDAGIKNIDAIAKDKEEELLNI
- the pyrH gene encoding UMP kinase; its protein translation is MADIKYKRVLMKLSGEALAGDQVRGINPIFVKQVAEEIKEVHDLGVEIAIVVGGGNMWRGEAGAELGMERSQADYIGMLGTVMNALALQDSLENVGVPTRVQTSIEMRQIAEPYIRRKAVRHLEKNRIVIFAAGTGSPYFSTDTTAALRAAEINADAILMAKNGVDGIYSADPRTNPDAEKFDTLTHLEILSKGLQVMDSTASSLSMDTDMPLIVFNFNETGNIKRVVEGENIGTTVKGEK